The following is a genomic window from Plectropomus leopardus isolate mb chromosome 3, YSFRI_Pleo_2.0, whole genome shotgun sequence.
AACCTACAAAAACTGGTCCACATGTGAAACGGCAATATCCTTATCTTCCCAAAGGACATCCCCTCCCTCAACACCCTACTCTCACCCTGGCCAGAAGAAGCTTTTAACAGATCACTATTCACCTACAGATTAGCACGAAAACCTGGAACCACACCTCCATCTGACACCCCCACAAAACGACTGGTCATAAAAGGCATCCACACCAGCATCACTGAAGAACACATAAAACAGGAACTGGAAAAACAAAGCTTACGCATCTCCAAAATCCACAGAATAACAAGCAGAACCACACAACAGCCAACCATGTTTATCAAAATCCTCCTGTCAAACCTCTCTCAAGCTGCTGACCTTCTCCACGAAGGCTTCTTTATGGACCTGTTCCAATACAAAGTGGAGATGCCTGGCCCCTGCCTACTATCCACCAGCGCTTCAAATGCCAGCAGTTGGAACCAGATATCCACCAATTGCAATAACCTGACCACCTGCCTCAGATGCAGAGGAAACCACCACCACAAAACCTgcaccaaagaaaaaaagggaagctACAAGTGCAAACTGCTCCAGACCACACTCCGCCACATCCAAATCATGCCCAGTTTATCTTTCACACATGACTCCATCCAATAGGAATCCCCCACATGCCAGAAAATCACCAACATCCAACCCCCCAGCCGCCATCATACCAACATCTCCCTCACCTATCTCTGAGACAACCTCCATAAACTCTCCATAGAtgacaataaaatcaaacaagttCTCCAAAGCATCCGAAAACACATCACTGTCATTGTATAAGACCTTCCCCCATCCCTCTACCCCACCCCATCACCCTCCACCAAGACAgagtaccccccccccccttttttttctctcattatcAACATCAGAGGAATCCTAGGAAATAAAGAAGAGCTCATCCATCCACTCAACAACAAGAACATTTCCATTGCCTAAATAAACGAAATCCTCCTATCAAACACAGCCCACATCCGTATCCCGGGTTACAGTATCATCCGTAAAGAACATCAAACCAGCCATGGAGGAGAGGTCGCCATCCtagccaaaaactgcatagaATACAGTCAAATAGGATTCTGGCTTATCGCCATAAGAACtcaataataatgaatatgaTGCAATACAAATCAAACTACATGCGCACCACTCCATCACAGTTACTAGCATTTACTGCCCCCCCGAAATCAAAGCATCAGCCCCATTCCTCAAAGCCACCTCCAACCACAGCCTCTCCCTCATTATGAGAGACCTCAGTGCAAAACACATTGACTTTTactgcaataaaacaaacactaacGGCATGGCACTCAAACAAATACTAAAGGACACAAATATATccataatcaaaacaaacaagcccACATACATCTTCCCACAGACTGGCAACGTTGACATCCTAGACCTCATCATCTGCGCCCCGGACCTTGCCACTGAACTCCAAAGCTTCACCACCACAAACCACCTCTCCAGCGACCACTTACCCGTCCTCGCCACCTTCTCCTTCCAGGTCCAATCATTCTTAAAAACACGATACAACTACAAGAAGGCAAACTGGGACATCTACAAATCACACATAGAAGAGCAACATGAGGACATTAGCTACATCTCCAACCCCCAAAGCCTGGATCATCAAGAAACACTTATGGCCCACATACTCACCAAAGCAAGAGAAGACACCATCCCATTGAAATTGACCAAAACCCTGACACAGTCactgtgtgaaaataaaaagcataaacagAGACTCAGAAAACAACCCAAACTTATATATAATAATTGGAAAAACCATgtagaaaatgaaacaacaaaccATAACAAAACACAGACCACCATACCAGATACCACAGCCGAGCCCCATCCCCTCACAGACCCCGTCACCacaaaggaaatacaaatacacctgaagaaaatgaaaaacaaagcccCTGGAGAAGACAACATCCACACCATCCTTATAAAACAAGCCCCAGTCACCTACCTTCAGCTCTTCTCATCCTGCCTCACCACCAGACACTGCACGTCTCACCCACCATATTGAATCACGAGGAATCATTGCTATACACCAAGCCAGTTTCAGGAAAGGAAGGACCACTACAGACAACATCATCCGTCTATCTGAAGACATCAAcagaaatatgaacaaaaaacaaaccaccatGGCAATATTAtttgatattgaaaaaaacatttgacaagGTATGGCACAACGGACTCATATAGAGATTAATTGATAGAAACCTCAAACCCATCCAATCCATCATATCAAGCTTCCTCAGTAACCGCCAAATCAAAGTCCGAGTTTCCACCTCCATCTCCAACCCCTTTACCCCACAAGCTGAAGCTCCACAAGGCTCAGCTCTAAGTCCCCTTCTCTTCCTCATCTACATCTCCGATATTTATTACCCTCCACCCACCATAGCCAAAGTCTCACAGTTCGCAAATGATCCATGTTACTGGTCCACATCCAAATCTCCACAATTTGCCATCAAAAAACTTCACCACTGGATCACTGAAATAGAAGAAAGGTCCGAACTAAGGAGAATCACCCTCAACCCCATCAAAACCCAATGTGTAAtcttctgcaaaaacaaccagcTACAGTACAATAACATCAATCTCACCCTCCACTATCGTTAAATCACCATCAGCAAAGAAGCAACTTTCCTTGGCATCACATtccaaaataacatgaaatggACCGAACACATCAATAACCTGgaacaggaagcaaacacccgGCTCAACCACCTCAAAGCCCTCTGCGGAAAGCATGGCGCATCGCCCTCTACAGTAATCAAAGTCTATCTTTCATACATCCATCCACTATTCTCCGTCCCCACCTGGATCACCGTATCAGACCACCAACTCAATCATCTACAGATCATCCAAAACAATGCCCTCAAACCTGCCCATAGACTCCCCTCGTACATCAACAACCACTGCATCCACTCCATAACAGGCattcaaacaatcaaacaaagaCGCCAGAAAATAGCCCAGATATATACATTACATCTGCCATCAACAACCCTGCACTCCGGTAACAATCACCGAAGCCCACCAAGAAAACAACACCCCCTGCCACCCATCCCTCGATAATTCAGAAGTCCCCTCCTCACCACTGCTACATGTACACATCAATACATTACACACATAAcatatatagacacacacacacacacacacacacaaataaaaaaaaaaaaaaaatctttactcaACCCCTGTGCATCTGATCCCTTACAGGTTAATTTATactcattttatgtatttattgtgaaattttagTGTTAAATTCTACTTTGGTGCCTTGGTCCTCATGTGTGCTCTTACCTCCTAagccctctgcctcctcctttcctttttcctcacCAAGCCTCCAACTATGGatagaaaagagcaaaaacccTGAACTGTCCTACCATGCTCAatgtctatgtatgtatgttatgtATGTAACACCGGTGTTGTTTCAGGCGTTTACACTACCAGCATGCCCCATACAGTTGTCTGTTTGATTATATTTGATTAACACTGGGAGAAATACTTTATATTCATACTGTTAACTGAGGCACTAGTTATCATTTTTTGGGATTGAGTTTAGGATTTAGTTTTCAATTACAGATCACACTTGATGCAGTTAGTTCCTTTGTTAACATTCACAAGGTTTTAGGGGTGCTTTTTAGTTTGTGCTGTGGTTTACCTCGAACTGTAGGATAATTTGcttttcatttccacttttgCTTCCACCAGATAAGTttgacagctgtttttttagagccttctgtttttaataattatttccTTCATTTCTCACAATATAATTTTGCCTCACCTTTTTGTACACTAATCTGTATTTCTCTTGGTTAAATgaataactttgttttaatttaaacatcAGGGTTTTATGTTGCTTCCCTTTCAAGATTCAGGATTCAGGTTTATTTTCACTCTTGAGAGAGaacgaaacaaaaacaagcagaaacaacaaataaatacaatatttaaaaaaaaaaattctatgaTTAAGCAAGGATAAAAACAGTACAATCTAACAGCGCAAATGGGTTAATAAATATAAGTATAAATATTAAACTATTATTGCACATAAAAGAGTCTCTCGTGTGGATGTTATTGCACATACCCTCACTAGCTGGATCATAATATTAtgaaactgtaaacaaaaaaaatttaaaaaaggacttTAGTAACTTATCAAAAATCCTTTAGTGCAAAAATCCaattgtaaaaaatgtgtattttaccTAGACTGCTGTATGTTTAAATGTCATTAGCAGTTAATAAGGTCCCAGCTACTCAATTTAATGAATGGGATAAGCAGATTTCCTGATTTATTTggaatggtgaaaaaatgaggATTCAGTACATTATTCATCACTGAGGTCTGAGGATATATGTCTCTTCCTAAACTGAGGGAGTCATTTTGGGGCAGAAACAGCCTTTTAGTGGCAAGATACAGCTGCATTCACTTTTGGCaagttttttatgtgttgtaaaCACTCTTTAAAGGTATTTCAACAGGTAAAAGGAGGTAAAACGCGATATACTACAAAGACTAGCTCAGCAGAGTAAGGCTCTCTTTGAGCTGGCTCAACAAACCCTGCAGCCTGGCTCAGAGCTGACAGGGTACCACAAAGGAGATTATCAGCTTTCTTTGTTTACTCAGGCTTTCTACttcaaactcacaaaaaacTAGTTAAATGACGCGCGGCACATCATAATCgataattgaaaataataattaaaggacattaaaatgcattacagTACAAAGTGACACTGTTGCTTCAGTGAAGGTGAGAGATGACAGAAAATTACGTTTAGTGAATGCTCAAGTTAATATACCTGATCTATTTAGGCGATATACCACTTATCGTTATTTCTAACGTGTCAGCTGCACATCTGAAACTTTAAACTTGATGCTGAGAATTTGAATATTATAATCAAGAACTATATGTAGGTCTAACACTGTTTCGTAAAGAAGGAGATGAATAATTCACTTTAGTTTTTAGACAAATCAAAGTCAAATTAGTTTTAAGGATTGGATATTATCtgtgataaataaacaattagACTGATCTATCATCTGTAATATAACAGCAGTGTAAAAAAAGACTTCAGCAAATCAGAGCTAAGCATATAAACATAAGTGGTAACGGTATGCATGATTTGAAGGAATTATATGGCATTTACTGTGAAATTAAATCATCCTCATTAACAATATATAGTGACCTGATAATGTATAATGTGATCTGTGGTATTATAGAAACTTATATTAGAGCCACTGACTGAGcagaaaacaccacagacaTATTCAGTAGATCAGTGAAAGccacaaacacatgaataagGTAAAACAAATATCCTGTCTCAGATTTTCTATATCACTCATAAACTGCATGCTCCTGTGGGGAAAAATAAAGCTTTGCAATGCATAGCCTATAGCTTCACTTCAGTTATTTTCTCTTCGTGTTGCTGTTTGCTGGTTGTATCACTTGGTGGCActgttatttgtattttccttTCAATATAATACATCTATGGTACTTTCAAGGAAAAAACTACAGTCCCATAATACATTGCGAAATCCGTTGCCAGGATACAGCGCCAGAGCACCAGAGACGACAACGCATATTAGCTAAGTGCTAGCATTTGTTTGAGGCAGATAAACGCGTTCAGACTGAACTCAGGCTGTAAGAAATTGGTATGTAACATAGAGTAAGTTTACCTTTGTAGTCCTTTTATCTGATATACTCCGTGTTCGTTTTCACGGACGGATTAAACCTCCATTGGTTCGGTTAGTTGTTTAATGCTAAGTGGCTAATGCTGATCGGTAAATGGGCATTAGCCAAACGGCTGGTTAAGAACTCGGTTGTAACGGGCGGACTAACGGAATTCACCCGGGGATGTGTTAGTGTCCTATGGAGCGGGCTGACCGGGGGAAAGACACCAGACTGCTGAAGAACCAACTGTACGACGAGAGTCTGGAGGTGGTCGACTCCGAGAGATAGCGAGCGTCTACAGCCCGTCTCCCCGCAGCCAGCAGCGGGTAACATTcacccaccaccacccctctgctgtgtgtgtctgtgtctgtgtctgtgtgtggacgGAGAGTATACTCTGTATACCAGAGAAATACCCACAACAAGTTTTTCTTGTCACTGCGTTAAGGTAACTGTATATATTAGGACTGCAGACTAAGTGTCAGCTgttaaagtacaaaagtattgcTTGGTtcatgtacttaaagtatcaatAGTCAAAGTATACAAGCTTCATCTAGTGTAAGTATCAGTTGTAAAAGTACATGAGTATTTTCAGCTTCATGTAGTTCAGTGTCAGTGGTAAAGGTACACAATTTTACTAGCTTTATGTAGTTAAGTGTCAAGTCCACAAGTATTACTACCTTTATGTCGTTTAAAGTGTCAGCAATGAAAGTACACAAGTACTATAAGCTTCATAAAGTTAAACTATCagtaataaaagtacaaaagtattatttGGCAGTAGTAAAAATATACAAGTATTATTAGCTCCACCTATTGTAAGTATCAgtagtaaaagtacacaaatatTGCTGGGTTCATGTGCTTAACGAATCAGTAGTAAAAGAATACAAGTATTATTAGTTCCTCATAGTTTAAGTATCAGTAATAAAGTACAGAAGCATTTTAATTTTCGTGTAATTGAAGTATCGGTGTAAAAAAGTATTATCAGCTTCATGTAGTTAAAGTATCAGTCAAGTACACAAGTATTGTTAGCTTCACGTGAAGTATCTAATAAAAGTATGCAAATATTATCAGATTCTTGCAGCTAAATAATcagcagtaaaagtacacaagtaTTATTAGTATCATCAAAATCTATAAGTGGTAATAAGTAACTAAAGCTGGTAGTAAAGTACAATGTTTCCCTCTAAGTTTTACTGCTGGAGAAGTATAAGGTtgctgaaaatttaaatttaagttaaGGTAAAAGCACCTCAAAATTGTACAGGAGTAACTGCAATATTAGTTGAAATGATAAATCTAATATGAATGAAAGAAATTTGAAAGAATATGACTCATGAAACGATCCTCTGAAGAGAAGATGTCTCACTCTTTTGGGCTTGttggaaacattaaaaatgctaTGACTGTACGGTGGTGCTACAGAGTGGAGCTTATTTCCTCAAGTGACCTTTGGTTGagttacagacacacaaacagacagcagtGAAGAGAAGACAGACACTCAGCCACTtcttcacattcacacacactaattttCACTGTAGGCTGAGGTGGACAAAACAAGGTATGTAGCCTATTCCAGTGCCACTCTCACTGTTCTATACTCTGACATCACATGAGgatgatttttgtcttttcagtcaGAGTttaggaggagctggaaagagCGTGGCCTGATGTCGGCCAACAGTGACGAGTTTGATGAGGACCACAAGCCTCAGAGGTCCAACGAGCCAACCGGCAGACAGCCTGGGGCCAGTCCAAatgaggaggacgaggaggaagaagaggaagaggaggactcCGATGAAGAGGACTCCGATGATGACGACGAGCCTGGCGAGGCTCCAGAGGGGGCTTATGACCCCGCAGACTACGCCAACCTGCCCGTCAGCACAGAGATCAAAGAGCTGTTCCAGTACATCACGCGGTGAGTAGGTTACATCAGAAACACACAGCTGAAGGAAAACCTCagatattttgcattatttttatctgctgattatttcttctatttatcattctgtttataaaatgtcacaatataaaatgtgtgttataAATTCCCACATTCAATGGTGAACAAAACTTTTCAGTTTGCTATCATGTGTAACAAAGAAAAGCCTTAAATAGTCTCGAGAtactagcttttttttcttattatttttctccattttttccTCAGAAAAAACAGATATAGGACACAGCATTGTGCAGTATCTGATGTAGGGTACTTGCTTTGAATCAACCTTGGCTAGGCTAACCTAGGCTAATCCTATCTCTTATTGTATCTTAAAGcgtttgtttgattttcaaaacagtttctgattcattttctgtgggTTGGCTAGTTGTTGTAGCTCTGATTTTCTTTACTGAAATGCAGCAATGAAATTTAAAAGTACAATTacttaaataatgtatttaagtacaaatttgaggcaCTTGTGCTTTGCTTGAGTCTATTTGTgctacttctactccactagaTTTGACCGGCAAATACtgcactttttactgcactacatttatctgacagctttagatACTTTACACGCCAAGCTTTTtgtacacaaaaaatatgaaaaacttgtaaaatatgatgtttaaatTGAACTACCCAATAGTTTAAGCACAACTGAAACACGTCATACACTTTATTAGAACTATTACATTTAacacttaaagtacattttcctgattatacttacatACCTTTACTGTTGTAACAGTTGTAAtgaaggacttttattttttacagcgGGGCATTAGTACTTTCActgaagtaaaggatctgaatacttctacTACTGTTAAAATGTGATTGGTTAGATGGCAGCCCTCAACTGCTCTCATATTCTTCCACTCATAACTCAACAACATATCTGTAGAAATAATCTagtaaatcaacatttttaaggaaACAAAGGAATGacataaatatgtttaaaattaaaatatagcTTCTACCTGACataagaattattatttatttttagcagcTCTCCTGCTGTCTTGCAATATGCATGGTACACATAATACATGCAATAATAGCTGTGATACAAGTTGAAGGGagaaatgacagagagaaaactgCTGTGATGTACAATGAATGATTCCTTTATGAACACTAATCCAGTCGCTTAAACTGAGCAGAGAATCAGGACACAAATGAAAGACATCTGTTGTTGTCTCCTCTCAGATACAGCCCTCAGACCGTAGAGCTGGAGCACAGCCTGAAGCCCTTCATCCCAGACTTCATCCCAGCTGTGGGAGACATCGACGCCTTCCTGAAGGTACCAACACAACCTGTCTGCATATTCATTCGAGCTGCAGAAACAGGACGTACacaagggtttgtttttttttagtattagtCTGTTGTTGTTCATTGTTGATCTTGATGTTTTATGATCACCTCTGCTTCCTGCTGCTACTTGTCAAACTCTCTGTGGACTGCAGATGAATTGAGTCCATAAATCATCAGATAACATCACTGACAGACACAGCATTACTGAATTTTAAGATGCTTCTTATTATCAACAGCAGGTCAAACAGATCAATCAACTTCTGAACAAGCGATAGTATTTGTTGGTGAAGAAAACTCATGGACCATCCACAAGCTGTGGTGTGATTCTCCAGCTTGAATAAAACTTTGAATTAGAAACGTAATTTTTCTTTCACGTTATTGtatcatgaaaatgaaaatgacaaatgtaaAAGTCATCACAGttctcattttcaaaatgtacttcttatttagttttagtcttgtttttgtttttgaaaaacagttaTGTATTATACCTGAAGAAGTTACACTGTGACCCCTGACCTGACCGGAATCTGTATGGCATTCAGGTACCGAGGCCGGATGATAAATCAGACAGTCTGGGTCTGCTGGTTCTGGACGAGCCAAGTGTGAAACAGTCAGATCCCACGGTGCTGTCGCTGTGGCTGTCAGAGGAAACCAAACAACATGGAGCCACTGAGGTACTGATGCCCATCATACAcctgtatcacacacacacacacacacacacacacacacacacacacacacaactgataTAGATCACGATCTACTACAACTTTTCAACTGCATGTAGTCCAGCTTCAAACGTGACACTTCGTCgttttttctctctgagctGCATGCTGATAAAGGGCCGACAAAGGGCC
Proteins encoded in this region:
- the ift46 gene encoding LOW QUALITY PROTEIN: intraflagellar transport protein 46 homolog (The sequence of the model RefSeq protein was modified relative to this genomic sequence to represent the inferred CDS: inserted 1 base in 1 codon) → MERADRGKDTRLLKNQLYDESLEVVDSXEIASVYSPSPRSQQRSEFRRSWKERGLMSANSDEFDEDHKPQRSNEPTGRQPGASPNEEDEEEEEEEEDSDEEDSDDDDEPGEAPEGAYDPADYANLPVSTEIKELFQYITRYSPQTVELEHSLKPFIPDFIPAVGDIDAFLKVPRPDDKSDSLGLLVLDEPSVKQSDPTVLSLWLSEETKQHGATELKKVTSVASPQTNPRAVDSWVESISALHRSKPPASVQYSRAMPDIDSLMQEWPAELEELLGRLQLPPARLECSLPEYTDIICGLLDIPVYNSRIQSLHLLFNLYLEFRDSQHFTRRA